From Amycolatopsis sp. YIM 10, the proteins below share one genomic window:
- a CDS encoding HAD family phosphatase → MADPRFTPPESPVAAFFDLDKTIIASSSALAFSKPLLSRGLINRRAALKSAYAQLVFSLSGADASKTERMRAEISALCRGWDVSQVRAIVAETLHDVVDPLVYAEAAELIAEHRAQGHDVIVLSATGEEVVAPIAEMLGATQSVATRMQIVDGRYSGEVDFYCYGENKAVAAKRLAAERGYDLAACAAYTDSSTDIPLLEVVGRPHVVNPDRVLRRLATERDWPVLAFTHPVPLRNRLAGPAIAVGIGMGAVAAGATWYGLAKRRKGKS, encoded by the coding sequence GTGGCAGATCCCCGCTTCACGCCGCCGGAGTCACCGGTGGCCGCGTTCTTCGACCTCGACAAGACGATCATCGCCTCGTCCAGCGCCCTGGCCTTCAGCAAGCCCCTGCTCAGCCGCGGGCTGATCAACCGCAGGGCCGCGCTGAAGAGCGCCTACGCACAGCTCGTGTTCTCCCTTTCCGGCGCCGACGCGAGCAAAACCGAGCGCATGCGGGCGGAGATCTCCGCGCTGTGCCGGGGTTGGGACGTCTCGCAGGTGCGCGCGATCGTCGCCGAAACCCTGCACGACGTGGTCGATCCGCTGGTCTACGCCGAAGCCGCGGAGCTGATCGCCGAGCACCGCGCCCAGGGCCACGACGTGATCGTGCTGTCCGCCACCGGCGAGGAGGTGGTGGCGCCGATCGCGGAAATGCTCGGGGCCACCCAGAGCGTGGCCACCCGCATGCAGATCGTCGACGGCCGCTACTCGGGCGAAGTGGACTTCTACTGCTACGGCGAGAACAAGGCAGTCGCGGCGAAGCGGCTCGCCGCCGAACGCGGGTACGACCTGGCCGCCTGCGCCGCCTACACCGACTCCAGCACGGACATCCCGCTCCTCGAGGTGGTCGGCCGTCCGCACGTGGTCAACCCGGACCGGGTACTGCGCCGGCTGGCCACCGAGCGCGACTGGCCGGTGCTCGCCTTCACCCACCCCGTGCCGCTGCGGAACCGTCTCGCGGGGCCGGCGATCGCCGTCGGTATCGGGATGGGCGCGGTGGCCGCCGGAGCCACCTGGTACGGGCTCGCGAAGCGCCGCAAAGGCAAGTCGTGA